A genomic window from Salvia splendens isolate huo1 chromosome 11, SspV2, whole genome shotgun sequence includes:
- the LOC121756112 gene encoding bifunctional UDP-glucose 4-epimerase and UDP-xylose 4-epimerase 1-like, with translation MVLGRKESILVSGGAGFIGTHTVLQLLNAGFAVSVLDNLDNAVQESLDKVRELVGPQLSNNLHFHLGDITNLDDLEILFSQTKFDAVIHFAGLKAVGESVANPMRYFDNNLVGSINLYKVMAKYNCKKLVFSSSATVYGQPDKIPCVEDFELKAMNPYGRTKLFLEEIARDLHKADQKWRIILLRYFNPVGAHESGMLGEDPRGIPNNLMPYITQVAVGRLPELNVYGHDYPTPDGSAIRDYIHVMDLADGHVVALEKLLQHNDIGCVAYNLGTGRGTSVLEMVSAFEKASGKKLPIKLCPRRPGDATAVYASTYKAERELGWKAKYGIDEMCRDQWKWASQNPWGYRSKP, from the exons ATGGTTTTGGGCAGGAAAGAATCGATTTTGGTGAGTGGTGGCGCGGGCTTCATCGGCACACACACCGTGCTGCAGCTGCTCAACGCCGGCTTCGCTGTCTCCGTCTTAGACAATCTCGACAACGCCGTCCAAGAATCCCTTGACAAAGTCAGGGAGCTGGTCGGCCCCCAACTCTCCAACAATCTCCATTTCCATTTG GGGGATATCACAAACCTGGATGATTTGGAGATATTGTTTTCTCAGACCAA ATTTGACGCAGTGATCCATTTTGCTGGGCTTAAAGCTGTTGGTGAGAGTGTTGCTAATCCCATGAGATATTTTGACAACAATTTGGTTGGATCTATTAATTTATACAAAGTCATGGCTAAATATAACTGTAAAAAG TTGGTTTTCTCCTCGTCTGCAACAGTTTATGGTCAGCCTGATAAAATCCCTTGTGTTGAAGACTTTGAGTTGAAGGCTATGAACCCTTACGGTCGCACTAAG CTCTTTCTTGAAGAAATTGCTCGAGATCTGCACAAGGCAGACCAAAAATGGAGAATAATTTTGCTCAGATACTTCAACCCGGTTGGGGCCCACGAGAGCGGCATGCTTGGAGAGGACCCTAGAGGAATCCCCAACAATCTTATGCCTTATATAACACAAGTGGCTGTTGGTAGATTACCCGAGTTAAATGTTTATGGTCATGATTATCCCACACCTGATGGTAGCGCG ATTCGCGACTACATCCATGTTATGGATTTGGCAGATGGCCACGTTGTTGCACTGGAGAAGCTTCTGCAACACAATGACATAG GTTGCGTTGCCTATAACTTGGGGACTGGTCGTGGCACATCCGTTCTTGAAATGGTGTCAGCTTTCGAGAAGGCATCAGGAAAG AAACTCCCTATTAAACTCTGTCCAAGACGACCGGGAGATGCAACAGCTGTTTATGCGTCAACATACAAGGCTGAGAGAGAGCTTGGTTGGAa GGCGAAGTATGGCATCGATGAAATGTGTAGAGACCAATGGAAGTGGGCAAGCCAGAATCCATGGGGATACCGATCGAAGCCTTGA